The Macadamia integrifolia cultivar HAES 741 chromosome 4, SCU_Mint_v3, whole genome shotgun sequence genome contains the following window.
GTAACTTACTTATAACACCATAAGGAGTCAGTGATTTATATTTAAAGCTGAAAAGCTCGGTGAGGTTGTCGAAATTTGGGTGTTGTACGACTAAGTTCCACTGTGTGTAGTTCATCCTGTAATTGAAATTCGTAATTGTGACCTTCACTCGCCAATATGTCTTGTAATTAAGCTTAACATGCCAATGAACCCGAATCGGGCACATATGGTTAGTGCATTGGACTAGAGGAGTATAGCTATTTTTTCCTCCACTTGCAATAGCTGAAGCTAAATATGGCGAACTTCCCCTGTAACCATCCcagacaaggaaaaaaaaacaaacaaaaattcaTTACATCATTTCCAACATCTAGAAGTTAATTTGATTGAAGAACAATAAAGATACCAGAGTAGCAGGATAAGGATTTGTGCCAGAACTTACTCTACACAACTCCCTGGTTGAGTTATATTGTTCATACAGCCACAGGTGCATGTTGGGCAGGGCACTATTGTGTCGTTATAGAAGGAAGAAAGTGAGACACAGCAAGTGGGCGTCTTTTGAGACAGGAACTGAGAATATGTGCAGGTAACGTTCCAAGTCACTGTCAAAAGGAAGAAACAAAGGTAAATGCTTGTATTCTTTATACACCTAGATCAGTTATAAAACCAACAGCAAGaatcattaggaaaaaaaaaaagagaaagaaagaagaagatagaccGATAATGGCAGGAAGAAGTTATTAGATCATGCTGCAGTTCATTTGATCTCTGAACTGTCCACATAGGACTGATCAAGTGATGTCTGTCCTACCCAAGGATTGGTGTTTATCCTGAGAGGTAGCTAACTCAAGATCAAGCAAGTAAGAGTGAAAAGCAAGTCTCTTTTCAATATTGTTTTGGTAAGGAAAAGAATTAGGGGCAAGTCCTTTTTCAATATTTGTTTGATAAGATACAGGAATAATGgggaaaaatatatatgggCATCCTTCAAACACGTGTGGACTCAGGTTGTAGAACAACTACTTTATTACTTTGTTATACATATTTTACCCCAGAAGTTTATGccaaaagaatattttttttctttattatagaATTACTACAACTCCTAATCTTCTCTCAGAAAGATGAGAACTCGAGAAACACAAATAGTGGTGGCTTACCCAGGTCATCTAGCTGATAACCAAAAAAACATGTATCTAGAATTACCTAAGAAAATAATATTGAATATTCTAATGAGACTACTATGAAGGGTATTAACAAGAATCTCCAATAACTAACTTACTCAATGCTTGAGTGACTCTCCTTAGATCTGCTGTTACAAATCTAGTAGGTTTAACAATCTTTGCAGGACCACATGTATACCCAGGCCCCGGTGCTTTAAGTGTGAAGTTCTTTGGCACTCTAACAGTCCTGTTGGTGGTTCCTGCTTGACCAACACTAAGCTGGAACGAACTCACTGCATTGGCAGGATCCTGGGCCCATGAATTAATTACTCCCCCCTTGCAGCAATTTGCAATCTGTTGATTGTAAGGAGTTCCTGGCAATAAATCAACAACTGTTGGATTCTTCATACAGCAATGTGGGATATTCCCTTTGAACTTCGAACAGTCCCCTTGTTCTGTAGCCTGGCCTCCCATTGCACTCCAAATCACCTCCTTCTTTGCCCATACCCATCCCA
Protein-coding sequences here:
- the LOC122076965 gene encoding COBRA-like protein 1 yields the protein MGYPFPSGNRSISKLFNFPILVLFLLSCFSFSSTEAYDPLDPNGNITIKWDIMSWTADGYVTVVTINNFQQYRHIQAPGWQLGWVWAKKEVIWSAMGGQATEQGDCSKFKGNIPHCCMKNPTVVDLLPGTPYNQQIANCCKGGVINSWAQDPANAVSSFQLSVGQAGTTNRTVRVPKNFTLKAPGPGYTCGPAKIVKPTRFVTADLRRVTQALMTWNVTCTYSQFLSQKTPTCCVSLSSFYNDTIVPCPTCTCGCMNNITQPGSCVEGSSPYLASAIASGGKNSYTPLVQCTNHMCPIRVHWHVKLNYKTYWRVKVTITNFNYRMNYTQWNLVVQHPNFDNLTELFSFKYKSLTPYGVINDTAMLWGVKFYNDLLMQAGPLGNVQSELLFQKDPSTFTFDKGWAFPRRIYFNGDNCVMPPPDAYPSLPNASSRPIISLLCSVSALLASLTFLFLYA